One Thiocapsa bogorovii DNA segment encodes these proteins:
- a CDS encoding RluA family pseudouridine synthase, protein MVAERSRPEPALPREDSAVRVLCVDAESDGQRIDNFLLRHLKGVPRSHLYRVMRRGEVRVNKGRVKASHRLRKGDLVRIPPMRTALAETPVRVPASRLAPLAEAILYEDERLLVIDKPAGLAVHGGSGLSYGLIESLRELRPGRELELVHRLDRDTSGCLVISKRRSALRELHELIREGGMDKRYLALIVGELERAKVGVDAPLKKNVLQGGERMVQVDPDDGKPARTVFRRLGRFRSESGVLTLVEVELITGRTHQIRVHAAHLGTPLAGDPKYGDEIANRALKTQGLSRLFLHASALSFQLPSADRPNRVEAPLPDDLERFLSALEPAA, encoded by the coding sequence GTGGTTGCCGAGCGTTCGCGCCCCGAGCCTGCGTTACCGCGGGAGGATTCGGCCGTACGCGTGCTCTGCGTCGATGCCGAGTCCGACGGGCAACGTATCGACAACTTTCTCCTGCGCCATCTCAAGGGTGTGCCGCGCAGCCATCTCTATCGGGTCATGCGTCGCGGCGAGGTCCGCGTCAACAAGGGTCGGGTCAAGGCCAGCCATCGGCTGCGTAAGGGCGATCTGGTGCGCATTCCGCCAATGCGCACGGCCCTCGCGGAGACGCCTGTCAGGGTGCCGGCTTCGCGTCTCGCCCCGCTCGCGGAGGCCATACTCTACGAGGACGAACGCCTTCTGGTCATCGACAAGCCCGCCGGTCTGGCCGTGCACGGCGGCAGCGGTTTGAGCTACGGTCTGATCGAGTCCCTGCGCGAGCTGCGGCCCGGTCGCGAGCTGGAGCTGGTGCACCGCCTGGATCGCGATACCTCCGGCTGTCTCGTCATCAGCAAGCGTCGCAGTGCGCTGCGCGAGCTCCACGAGCTGATCCGCGAAGGCGGTATGGACAAGCGCTATCTGGCACTGATCGTCGGGGAGCTGGAGCGGGCGAAGGTCGGCGTGGATGCGCCGCTGAAGAAAAATGTGCTGCAAGGCGGCGAGCGGATGGTCCAGGTCGATCCGGACGACGGGAAACCGGCACGCACGGTGTTTCGACGTTTGGGTCGGTTCCGTTCCGAGTCGGGCGTGCTCACCCTTGTCGAGGTCGAGCTGATCACCGGGCGCACGCATCAGATTCGCGTCCATGCCGCACATCTGGGAACCCCCTTGGCAGGCGATCCCAAATACGGCGACGAGATCGCGAATCGCGCACTCAAGACTCAAGGTTTGTCGCGCTTGTTTTTACATGCTTCCGCCTTGAGCTTTCAGCTCCCGAGCGCCGATCGGCCAAACCGGGTCGAGGCGCCGCTGCCCGATGACCTCGAGCGCTTCCTTTCTGCACTGGAGCCCGCCGCGTGA
- a CDS encoding response regulator → MNQTIADVGSAPAIHLLTRNADLTTPLRTLLLAQGVMLETFETPEQLVGAEPSSRALLLVHLDALPDADTLGGLVAQLQQRDKKPTPLVCLASGSDIRSRLAAMRAGATDYLKMPIEVEELSDRLLDLAGTQAVVPDRVLVVDDQPVAALFAARVLESAGMLAERVCDPLAVLDALDGFVPDLVLMDLHMPGASGIELTRIIREQDRFADLPIVFLSAELDAEQQMAALRVGGDDFLAKPVAPDHLVACVKQRLARARERARRQAGPDAVDVLTGLASLGRLLGRLGQLIGRGGAGADRRALVVLDLAGDEAALIRLAVVVAESCSASDLAARVGERSLAVLIRRDAAASLAGAGGHLAETLSRAGFASDPGPAVGIGWCALASSGGDAVTLMSRAAKAARSARKAGDGLPVGYGCDPVPTRPSDRDAVSTAILAERLQLLFEPVVSLSSAPSARYEVSPRLATPDGELLSPVDFMPTVQRCGLVERLDGWLLCTGLDAIAACRDAGQPAQLFLYQSMVGAGRGDWVDQVREEINRRDLFRLRPVIQFQVDEAAADLGLAADRVARLARLGIPVCLNGVDGGDASERVLASVPAAFARLGRALVQSLDPAPLAELAARLRERRLAVIAAGVDAPETIARLCRAGVDLLQGPFVQPPSPVMDYDFSGVDPN, encoded by the coding sequence ATGAATCAGACAATCGCCGATGTCGGATCCGCGCCCGCGATCCATCTCCTGACCCGCAATGCGGATTTGACAACGCCGCTCCGGACGCTCTTGCTCGCGCAGGGGGTCATGCTCGAAACCTTTGAAACGCCGGAGCAGTTGGTCGGCGCGGAGCCGAGCTCCCGTGCGCTCTTGCTCGTCCATCTCGATGCGCTCCCCGATGCGGACACGCTCGGCGGACTCGTCGCGCAACTGCAGCAGCGCGACAAGAAACCGACCCCGCTGGTCTGCCTGGCCTCCGGGAGCGACATCCGATCCCGACTTGCCGCAATGCGCGCAGGCGCCACAGACTACCTGAAGATGCCGATAGAGGTCGAAGAGCTGAGCGATCGGCTTCTGGATCTGGCCGGCACGCAGGCGGTTGTTCCCGATCGTGTACTCGTGGTCGACGATCAGCCCGTCGCCGCGCTCTTCGCCGCCCGCGTGCTCGAGTCGGCCGGCATGCTCGCCGAGCGGGTCTGCGATCCTTTGGCGGTGCTCGACGCGCTCGACGGGTTCGTTCCTGATCTCGTCCTGATGGATTTGCACATGCCCGGCGCGAGCGGCATCGAGCTGACCCGCATCATCCGCGAGCAAGACCGCTTCGCCGATCTGCCGATCGTCTTTCTCTCCGCCGAACTGGACGCCGAGCAACAGATGGCGGCGCTGCGCGTCGGGGGCGATGACTTCCTCGCCAAGCCGGTCGCTCCGGATCATCTCGTCGCCTGCGTCAAGCAGCGTTTGGCCCGCGCACGCGAGCGCGCACGCCGCCAGGCTGGTCCGGATGCCGTCGATGTGCTCACGGGTCTTGCGAGTCTCGGGCGTCTCCTGGGGCGGCTCGGCCAGTTGATTGGCCGGGGCGGGGCGGGCGCGGATCGACGCGCGCTCGTCGTACTCGATCTTGCGGGCGATGAGGCCGCGCTGATTCGCCTTGCCGTCGTGGTTGCCGAGTCCTGTAGCGCCTCCGATCTGGCCGCGCGCGTCGGCGAGCGCAGCTTGGCCGTCCTGATCCGACGCGACGCCGCCGCAAGCCTTGCAGGCGCAGGCGGGCACCTCGCGGAGACACTGTCTCGGGCCGGCTTCGCATCCGATCCCGGCCCCGCCGTCGGAATCGGGTGGTGCGCCCTGGCGAGCAGCGGCGGGGACGCCGTCACCTTGATGTCGCGTGCAGCCAAGGCGGCGCGCTCGGCCCGGAAGGCAGGCGATGGTCTCCCCGTGGGCTACGGTTGCGACCCGGTGCCGACTCGTCCGTCCGACCGAGACGCCGTGTCGACGGCCATCTTGGCCGAGCGGCTGCAACTCCTCTTCGAGCCCGTTGTCTCCCTGAGCTCGGCACCGAGCGCACGTTACGAAGTCTCGCCTCGCTTGGCCACACCGGACGGCGAGCTGCTGTCGCCGGTCGACTTCATGCCGACGGTGCAGCGCTGCGGACTGGTCGAGCGACTGGACGGTTGGCTCCTGTGCACCGGTTTGGATGCCATCGCGGCCTGTCGAGATGCGGGCCAGCCGGCACAGCTTTTCCTGTACCAATCGATGGTCGGCGCGGGGCGCGGGGATTGGGTCGACCAGGTTCGCGAAGAGATCAACCGGCGCGATCTTTTTCGTTTGCGGCCCGTCATCCAGTTTCAAGTCGACGAAGCGGCGGCCGACCTGGGTCTCGCAGCCGACCGTGTCGCTCGATTGGCACGACTCGGCATCCCGGTCTGCCTAAACGGTGTCGATGGCGGCGACGCCTCGGAGCGGGTGCTTGCGAGCGTCCCGGCCGCCTTCGCGCGTCTCGGGCGCGCACTGGTCCAGTCGCTCGACCCTGCGCCCCTGGCCGAGCTTGCCGCGCGTCTGCGCGAACGGCGCCTTGCCGTGATCGCCGCCGGGGTCGATGCGCCCGAGACCATCGCACGCCTGTGCCGCGCCGGTGTCGATCTCCTACAAGGCCCCTTCGTCCAGCCCCCGAGCCCCGTCATGGACTACGACTTCAGCGGCGTCGATCCGAACTGA
- a CDS encoding glycosyltransferase, with product MPPRAAELRVAIVSDAAPERNGVGAYYRDLADHLRAAGVRVDLVAPRCRAGSWYGGLTLPLPGDPTQKIVLPSPWFVSRRLDRLRPTVVIVPTPGPFGMLGMHLAERNGAALVVGFHTHFEALTTLFQNWGIGARIANGYLGACHRLLFGKSDLVLANSSEMMAIARSIGARRVSLMATPIPQRFLDFQPVPARRNVTRVLFAGRLAPEKNLDAIVTAARRLPDIEFLIVGDGPMRAWVEEQCRGLPNLRLSGWVRRSRIMALIDEMDALILPSTVESFGTIALEAMARARPVLVSSACGILSWDVLSRGIFRIHEGEHLADALARLRDLDPAIRERKARLGREGARDINHRNLQHWLAVLSGDYADSVDAEH from the coding sequence ATGCCTCCGCGTGCCGCCGAGCTGCGCGTTGCCATCGTGTCCGACGCCGCACCCGAGCGCAACGGTGTCGGCGCCTATTACCGCGACCTCGCCGACCATCTCAGGGCCGCAGGGGTTCGAGTGGACTTGGTCGCCCCTCGCTGCCGCGCGGGATCCTGGTATGGCGGCTTGACGCTCCCGCTACCCGGCGACCCCACCCAGAAGATCGTCCTGCCCTCACCTTGGTTCGTGAGCAGGCGCCTCGATCGCCTCCGCCCGACTGTCGTCATCGTGCCGACTCCCGGACCATTCGGAATGCTCGGGATGCATCTGGCCGAGCGCAACGGGGCTGCGCTGGTGGTCGGATTCCATACCCACTTCGAAGCCCTGACGACGCTGTTCCAGAACTGGGGTATCGGCGCCCGCATCGCCAACGGATACCTCGGCGCCTGTCATCGGCTCCTTTTCGGCAAGAGTGATCTCGTCTTGGCAAACTCGTCCGAGATGATGGCGATTGCGCGATCGATCGGTGCGCGCCGCGTCAGCCTCATGGCGACCCCGATCCCGCAGCGGTTTCTCGATTTTCAGCCGGTGCCGGCGCGCCGAAACGTGACTCGCGTCCTTTTCGCCGGGCGTCTGGCGCCTGAAAAGAACCTGGACGCCATCGTCACCGCAGCGCGTCGACTCCCGGACATCGAGTTCCTGATCGTCGGAGACGGTCCCATGCGTGCGTGGGTCGAGGAGCAGTGCCGCGGGTTGCCCAACCTAAGACTCTCGGGCTGGGTGCGCCGCAGTCGGATCATGGCCCTTATCGACGAGATGGACGCCTTGATCCTGCCCTCGACGGTCGAGTCGTTCGGGACCATTGCGCTCGAGGCGATGGCGCGGGCACGCCCGGTGTTGGTCTCCTCGGCCTGCGGAATCCTGAGCTGGGATGTCCTGAGCCGGGGCATCTTCCGGATCCACGAGGGCGAGCACCTCGCCGACGCTTTGGCGCGGCTGCGCGACCTGGACCCTGCGATTCGCGAGCGCAAGGCGCGCCTGGGACGCGAAGGGGCCCGGGACATCAACCATCGCAACCTGCAACATTGGCTCGCGGTCTTGTCGGGTGACTATGCGGATTCGGTCGATGCCGAACACTAA
- a CDS encoding S49 family peptidase — MNWKFWTKRRDEMPSTDAPDWERALINKLALEHLREQKRSRRWGIFFKTLILVYLIALVVAAYSQDLIERLSPSEEHTAVIDIKGVIAPEADASADRVITALRDAFEADQVKGIILRINSPGGSPVQAGYINDEIKRLKAKYKEDNDKEMPVYAVATDICASGGYYIAVAADSIYADKASLVGSIGVRIGSFGLNEAIKEIGIERRLLTAGENKGILDPFSPLPPDQRAFIQTVLDNLHNQFIAEVKAGRGDRLKGGEEIFSGLFWSGQEAVALGLVDDLGSSSSVARDVIGAETLVDYTKKRDLFESFSRRIGASFAAGLVEALGGAAPRITY, encoded by the coding sequence ATGAATTGGAAGTTTTGGACCAAGCGCCGCGACGAGATGCCGTCGACCGACGCGCCCGATTGGGAGCGCGCCCTGATCAACAAGCTTGCGCTTGAGCACCTGCGCGAGCAGAAGCGCAGCCGCCGTTGGGGCATCTTCTTCAAGACCCTGATTCTGGTCTATTTGATCGCACTGGTGGTGGCCGCCTACTCGCAGGATCTGATCGAGCGTCTCTCGCCGAGCGAGGAGCATACGGCCGTGATCGACATCAAGGGTGTCATCGCGCCCGAGGCCGACGCGAGCGCCGATCGGGTGATCACGGCCCTGCGCGACGCCTTCGAGGCCGACCAGGTTAAGGGCATTATCCTGCGCATCAACAGCCCCGGCGGCAGCCCGGTCCAGGCCGGCTACATCAACGACGAGATCAAGCGGCTCAAGGCCAAGTACAAGGAGGACAACGACAAGGAGATGCCCGTCTATGCAGTGGCGACCGACATCTGCGCCTCGGGCGGCTATTACATCGCCGTTGCCGCCGATTCAATCTATGCCGACAAGGCCAGTCTGGTCGGCTCCATCGGCGTGCGCATCGGCAGCTTCGGTCTGAACGAGGCGATCAAGGAGATCGGGATCGAGCGGCGTCTGCTGACCGCCGGGGAGAACAAGGGGATCCTCGACCCCTTCTCTCCGCTGCCGCCGGATCAACGGGCCTTTATCCAAACCGTTCTCGATAACCTGCACAACCAGTTTATCGCAGAGGTCAAGGCCGGCCGCGGCGATCGGTTGAAGGGCGGCGAGGAGATCTTCAGCGGGCTCTTCTGGAGCGGCCAGGAGGCGGTCGCTCTGGGCTTGGTCGACGACCTCGGCAGCTCCAGCTCGGTTGCGCGCGACGTGATCGGTGCGGAGACGCTGGTCGACTACACGAAGAAGCGCGATCTTTTCGAGAGCTTCTCGCGACGGATCGGCGCGAGCTTTGCGGCCGGACTGGTCGAGGCGCTCGGCGGTGCTGCACCGCGCATCACCTATTGA
- a CDS encoding HAD-IA family hydrolase has protein sequence MTFDLIVFDWDGTLMDSEARIVNCLQAAFGDLGLPPPGREAARDVIGLGLDEALLRLHPGADPQTVRDLVTGYRRYYLEIDPTPSVLFAGARETLNQLADEGYRLAVATGKGRVGLDKALADTGLGALFHATRCADETFSKPNPQMLLELMDELGADASATLMIGDTEYDMQMAVNARTKALAVSYGVHPVERLMPHAPLDCIHDISALPAWLNAHGMRSVETAAAR, from the coding sequence GTGACCTTCGACTTGATCGTGTTCGACTGGGACGGAACCCTCATGGATTCCGAGGCACGCATCGTCAATTGTCTCCAGGCGGCCTTCGGCGATCTCGGCCTGCCGCCGCCGGGGCGCGAGGCCGCACGCGATGTGATCGGCCTGGGCCTGGACGAGGCCCTCCTGCGGTTGCATCCCGGGGCGGATCCGCAGACCGTTCGAGACTTAGTCACCGGCTATCGCCGCTATTATCTCGAGATCGACCCGACGCCCTCCGTGCTCTTCGCCGGGGCACGCGAGACCTTGAATCAGCTGGCAGACGAAGGTTACCGCTTGGCCGTCGCCACCGGGAAGGGGCGTGTCGGACTCGACAAGGCCCTCGCCGATACCGGCTTGGGTGCGCTCTTTCACGCGACCCGTTGCGCCGACGAGACCTTCTCCAAGCCCAACCCGCAGATGCTGCTCGAGCTGATGGACGAGCTCGGCGCCGATGCCTCCGCGACGTTGATGATCGGCGACACCGAGTACGACATGCAGATGGCCGTGAATGCACGCACCAAGGCGCTTGCCGTGTCCTACGGTGTCCATCCGGTCGAGCGACTAATGCCGCACGCCCCGTTGGACTGCATCCATGATATCTCGGCGCTGCCTGCATGGCTAAACGCTCACGGCATGCGCAGTGTCGAGACTGCAGCAGCTCGCTGA
- the rne gene encoding ribonuclease E, with translation MKRMLINATQPEELRVATVDGQQLYNLDIESPGREQKKANIYKGIITRVEPSLEAAFVDYGADRHGFLPLKEIARAYFEPDSVKAGSRVSIKESVREGREVVVQIDKEERGNKGAALTTFISLAGRYLVLMPNNPRAGGVSRRIEGQDRSELRDAMSQLEIPEDMGLIVRTAGVGKNVEELQWDLDYLLQLWKAIETSAQDRKAPFLIYQESDVIIRSIRDYLRVDIGEILIDNKAVFERAESFIRQVMPSNLKKLKLYQDEVPLFTRYQIESQIESAFQREVRLPSGGSIVIDHTEALTSVDINSARATKGADIEETALNTNLEAADEIARQLRLRDLGGLFVIDFIDMTPPKNQREVENRLRDALKHDRARVQVARISRFGLLEMSRQRLRPSLGESSQQVCPRCKGQGTIRGVESLALSILRIVEEEAMKENTHRIVAQLPVSVATFLLNEKRRGILEIEQRQGVEVLLLPNEALETPEYQIERVRAQDAGKLVPDQSSYELTALPETKAAPLYAKLGQPVQAEEPAVKQVSPATPAPQRWTPTPQPETPVQQEVERGEPESLLKRIWTGLFAPRQPEAAAAAGRRPAAAEPIARETAPRTQPPRQSAHSGERRSQARPTQGRRDESSGERSRPDQGRSGRPAQDQQTRPEPSRGRGEGTQTSEDTPAAGATRSENDEQAQARRSAETRSRRGGSRGRGRRGSGSSEAARLSGENPRDQDSRGDEGPGEQNERRGEEATPRPEDRAATASRGTRPEDHPLMVTPVGNTPRPEPASQPAAEQLAAEPGEAVRPSTESNDRRRPTERTEEPRLADQPERVDTASNEPADAGADQQRDGNTTPAGERPRSSRRRRGGRNRRRSSAGAETKEGTGADSGSADGASEGQPASDPASDASQDHQAAREGSIEPVSKPREHRSEPRVRHSTVPAQGDSTRVEPQAAGSGTDESMGNERSAPMKQETPASEPSASSTHDTPAREATAPIAHEPPKNEPPAMMHRPEPVAEPVQSRTPTDRATAPDAGHREAEGPHADSTSTSTDPDGRATQRPDPGASEPVTAPPTPAVQAPSPASDPSDPKGGA, from the coding sequence ATGAAACGCATGCTGATCAACGCAACTCAGCCCGAAGAGTTGCGTGTTGCGACCGTCGACGGTCAACAGCTCTATAACCTCGATATCGAATCCCCCGGCCGAGAGCAGAAAAAGGCCAACATCTACAAAGGCATCATCACCCGCGTCGAGCCCAGTCTCGAGGCGGCTTTTGTCGACTACGGTGCCGATCGGCACGGCTTCCTCCCCCTCAAAGAGATCGCCCGGGCTTACTTCGAGCCCGACAGCGTCAAAGCCGGCTCGCGCGTCAGCATCAAGGAGTCGGTGCGCGAAGGCCGCGAGGTCGTCGTCCAGATCGACAAAGAAGAGCGCGGCAACAAAGGCGCGGCGCTCACGACATTCATCTCGCTGGCCGGCCGATATCTGGTCTTGATGCCCAACAACCCGCGCGCCGGTGGCGTGTCGCGACGCATCGAGGGCCAGGACCGCAGCGAGCTGCGCGATGCCATGAGTCAGCTCGAGATCCCGGAGGACATGGGCCTGATCGTGCGCACCGCGGGTGTGGGCAAGAATGTGGAGGAGCTCCAGTGGGATCTGGACTATCTGCTCCAGCTCTGGAAGGCGATCGAGACCTCGGCGCAGGACCGCAAGGCACCCTTCCTCATCTATCAAGAGAGCGACGTCATCATCCGCTCGATCCGCGACTATCTGCGCGTGGACATCGGCGAGATCCTGATCGACAACAAGGCCGTCTTCGAGCGTGCCGAGAGCTTCATCCGCCAGGTGATGCCGAGCAATCTGAAGAAGCTCAAGCTCTACCAGGACGAGGTCCCGCTCTTCACGCGCTACCAGATCGAGAGCCAGATCGAGTCGGCCTTCCAGCGCGAGGTGCGCCTGCCCTCGGGCGGATCGATCGTGATCGACCACACCGAGGCGCTGACCTCGGTGGACATCAACTCGGCGCGCGCGACCAAGGGCGCGGACATCGAGGAAACCGCGCTCAACACCAATTTGGAGGCCGCCGACGAGATCGCCCGCCAGCTGCGCCTGCGCGACCTCGGCGGGCTCTTCGTCATCGACTTCATCGACATGACGCCTCCGAAGAACCAGCGCGAGGTCGAGAATCGTCTGCGCGACGCGCTCAAACACGACCGTGCAAGGGTGCAGGTTGCGCGCATTTCCCGCTTCGGTCTGCTGGAGATGTCGCGCCAGCGCCTGCGCCCCTCGCTCGGGGAATCAAGCCAGCAGGTCTGCCCGCGCTGCAAGGGCCAGGGAACCATTCGCGGGGTCGAATCGCTCGCGCTCTCGATCCTGCGCATCGTCGAAGAAGAGGCGATGAAGGAGAACACCCACCGCATCGTCGCCCAGCTGCCGGTCAGCGTCGCGACCTTCCTGCTCAACGAGAAGCGCCGCGGCATCCTCGAGATCGAGCAGCGCCAGGGCGTCGAAGTCCTCTTGCTGCCCAACGAAGCATTGGAAACGCCGGAGTATCAGATCGAGCGCGTCCGCGCCCAAGACGCGGGGAAACTCGTTCCGGATCAGTCGAGCTACGAGCTGACCGCGCTGCCTGAGACCAAGGCGGCGCCCTTGTACGCCAAACTCGGTCAGCCGGTTCAGGCGGAGGAGCCGGCGGTCAAACAGGTCTCGCCCGCAACACCGGCCCCGCAACGCTGGACACCGACGCCGCAACCCGAGACGCCGGTGCAGCAGGAAGTGGAACGCGGCGAGCCCGAAAGCCTGCTCAAACGCATTTGGACCGGTCTTTTTGCGCCGCGCCAGCCCGAAGCGGCAGCCGCCGCAGGCCGCAGGCCCGCCGCGGCCGAACCTATCGCACGGGAGACGGCACCGCGCACGCAGCCGCCGCGACAGAGCGCCCATTCCGGTGAGCGTCGTAGCCAGGCCAGACCGACGCAGGGACGCCGCGACGAATCATCGGGCGAACGCAGCCGCCCGGACCAGGGGCGATCCGGTCGACCGGCACAGGATCAGCAGACACGACCTGAACCGAGTCGCGGCCGCGGCGAAGGCACTCAAACCAGCGAGGATACCCCTGCAGCAGGCGCGACGCGATCCGAGAACGACGAGCAAGCGCAAGCCCGCCGCAGCGCCGAGACGCGCTCGCGCCGCGGCGGTTCGCGCGGACGCGGGCGCCGTGGCTCCGGTTCAAGCGAAGCCGCCCGCTTGAGCGGCGAGAACCCGCGCGATCAAGACTCGCGCGGCGACGAGGGACCCGGCGAGCAGAACGAACGCCGTGGCGAGGAGGCTACGCCGAGGCCCGAGGATCGCGCAGCCACGGCGTCGCGCGGGACACGACCGGAGGATCATCCGCTGATGGTCACGCCGGTCGGAAACACCCCGCGACCCGAACCGGCATCTCAACCCGCCGCGGAACAGCTTGCTGCCGAGCCGGGTGAAGCCGTGAGACCATCGACGGAATCAAACGACCGCCGACGCCCGACGGAACGGACCGAGGAGCCCCGCCTCGCCGATCAACCCGAGCGGGTGGACACCGCGTCGAATGAACCCGCCGATGCGGGAGCCGACCAGCAACGGGACGGCAACACCACGCCGGCCGGCGAGCGGCCGCGATCCTCGCGCCGACGCCGCGGCGGCCGCAACCGCCGACGCTCTTCGGCCGGCGCAGAAACCAAAGAGGGCACCGGAGCCGATTCGGGCAGCGCCGACGGCGCTTCGGAAGGGCAACCGGCCTCGGACCCAGCGAGCGACGCATCGCAGGATCACCAGGCCGCACGCGAGGGGTCCATCGAGCCGGTCTCGAAACCGCGCGAGCACCGATCCGAGCCAAGGGTCCGGCACAGCACAGTCCCCGCGCAGGGCGACAGCACTCGCGTGGAACCACAAGCGGCTGGATCGGGCACCGATGAGTCGATGGGGAATGAGCGTAGCGCACCGATGAAGCAGGAGACCCCGGCGAGCGAGCCGTCCGCATCGAGCACGCACGATACCCCGGCAAGAGAGGCGACTGCGCCGATTGCGCATGAGCCACCCAAGAACGAGCCGCCCGCCATGATGCACCGCCCGGAGCCGGTCGCCGAGCCGGTCCAATCTCGGACGCCAACCGATCGCGCGACCGCCCCCGATGCCGGCCATCGCGAAGCCGAAGGGCCCCATGCGGACAGCACCAGCACCTCGACAGACCCCGACGGACGGGCAACGCAGAGGCCTGATCCCGGTGCTTCGGAACCGGTCACCGCGCCGCCGACACCTGCTGTCCAAGCGCCCTCCCCGGCCTCCGACCCGAGCGATCCCAAAGGCGGGGCCTAA
- a CDS encoding sulfotransferase, whose translation MLTLFFESLTNLLILTYRTFIPSPGRPRPSAKRMLVMSGFIPLFALVQGIHWIGFLLDEIFYRGYRRVEIREPLFVLGVPRSGTTYLHRLTANDTALTTFSTWECLFAPSVTQRRFWLGLGRIDARIGRPLGRMLDWIERHAFKGLDAVHAMRLSDPEEDYFALMPALACFILVIPFPQSDLLWQIGLFDRDMPEARRARLMDFYHRCLQRHLFVHGPEKRLLSKNAAFAPLAGSLAARFPDARFVVCLREPHATLPSQLSSLEAGINFFDVLSACPDFRERLTNQLGFYYKNLERALGEQPDERCVWVTMRALQSAPARLMLIIYAQLGLPANEKLRGALARHASESGTYRSAHAYSLEQFGLFRGDIDRDLGPVFARLAARAARTTADASPMQSGATPGDDPMGSSSTRTPVRHAEPIHCGDSC comes from the coding sequence ATGCTCACTCTGTTCTTCGAGAGCCTCACCAACCTGCTCATCCTGACCTACCGGACATTCATACCGAGTCCGGGTCGTCCCCGGCCAAGCGCCAAACGCATGCTGGTGATGAGTGGATTTATCCCGCTCTTCGCGCTTGTCCAGGGGATCCACTGGATCGGTTTTCTCCTCGACGAGATCTTCTACCGCGGCTATCGCCGTGTCGAAATTCGCGAGCCTTTGTTCGTACTCGGGGTCCCACGCAGCGGGACCACCTACCTCCATCGTCTCACCGCGAACGACACCGCCTTGACCACCTTTTCGACCTGGGAATGCCTGTTCGCCCCATCGGTCACGCAACGACGTTTCTGGCTCGGCCTCGGTCGCATCGATGCGCGCATCGGCCGCCCGCTCGGGCGGATGCTCGACTGGATCGAGAGACACGCCTTCAAGGGCCTCGATGCGGTCCACGCTATGCGTCTGAGCGACCCGGAGGAAGACTACTTCGCGCTCATGCCGGCGCTGGCGTGCTTCATCCTGGTCATTCCCTTTCCGCAGTCGGATCTCTTATGGCAAATTGGCCTGTTCGACCGGGACATGCCGGAGGCCCGGCGCGCACGACTGATGGACTTCTATCATCGGTGCCTGCAGCGACATCTCTTCGTCCACGGCCCCGAGAAGCGGCTGTTGTCGAAGAACGCCGCCTTCGCCCCTCTAGCCGGCAGCCTCGCCGCGCGCTTCCCCGACGCGCGCTTCGTCGTCTGTCTGCGCGAGCCGCACGCCACGCTGCCGTCTCAGCTGAGCTCGCTCGAGGCCGGAATCAACTTCTTCGATGTCTTGTCGGCGTGCCCCGATTTCCGCGAACGCTTGACCAACCAACTGGGCTTCTATTACAAGAATCTGGAACGCGCGCTGGGAGAACAACCCGACGAGCGCTGCGTATGGGTTACCATGCGCGCATTGCAGTCGGCTCCCGCGCGTCTGATGCTGATCATCTACGCGCAGCTCGGGCTACCGGCGAACGAAAAGCTCCGCGGCGCACTCGCACGACACGCGAGCGAGTCCGGAACTTACCGAAGCGCCCACGCCTATAGCCTGGAGCAGTTCGGACTCTTTCGAGGGGACATCGATCGCGATCTGGGACCCGTCTTCGCGCGTCTCGCCGCTCGCGCGGCACGGACTACAGCGGATGCATCGCCGATGCAGTCGGGCGCAACGCCCGGCGACGACCCCATGGGCTCATCCTCAACCAGGACACCCGTGCGCCATGCTGAACCGATCCACTGCGGAGACTCCTGCTAG